In Petrotoga miotherma DSM 10691, one DNA window encodes the following:
- the mazG gene encoding nucleoside triphosphate pyrophosphohydrolase, with product MLELGEKFEELMKVMKRLRGPKGCDWDKVQTHESLKPYIIEEAYELVDSIDEKDIKKIKEELGDILLQVVFHSTIAEENNEFFTIEVIDELINKLVRRHPHVFGDEKGYSYARWEEIKAKENGEKNFSRIGRLNKALPALSLARRIQENAAAVGFDWVEVKDVLDKVKEEVDELNEAKTQPEVEEEFGDLLFALVNLARFLKIDPEVSLRKANEKFIERFNQMEKAIEKDGKEFEALNLEELDKYWELVKKEEKR from the coding sequence ATTTTGGAGTTAGGTGAAAAATTTGAAGAGCTTATGAAAGTGATGAAAAGACTAAGGGGACCAAAAGGTTGCGATTGGGACAAAGTCCAAACACATGAGAGTTTGAAACCTTATATAATTGAAGAAGCATATGAATTGGTTGATTCTATTGACGAAAAAGATATTAAAAAAATAAAAGAAGAGTTAGGAGATATATTACTCCAAGTTGTTTTCCATTCCACTATTGCTGAGGAAAACAATGAGTTTTTTACCATTGAAGTGATAGATGAACTGATCAATAAGTTAGTGAGAAGACATCCCCATGTTTTTGGAGATGAAAAAGGATATTCTTATGCCAGGTGGGAGGAAATAAAGGCAAAAGAGAATGGAGAGAAGAACTTTAGCAGAATCGGGAGACTCAACAAAGCCTTACCTGCACTCTCTTTAGCAAGAAGGATTCAAGAAAATGCTGCTGCGGTAGGGTTTGACTGGGTAGAAGTGAAAGACGTGCTCGATAAAGTAAAAGAAGAAGTGGACGAACTTAACGAAGCTAAAACCCAACCAGAGGTAGAAGAAGAGTTTGGGGATTTATTATTTGCACTTGTTAACTTGGCTCGTTTTTTAAAGATAGACCCAGAAGTTTCTTTAAGAAAGGCGAATGAGAAGTTTATAGAACGGTTCAACCAAATGGAAAAAGCAATTGAAAAAGATGGAAAAGAATTTGAAGCTTTAAATTTAGAAGAGTTAGATAAATATTGGGAATTAGTAAAAAAAGAAGAAAAGAGGTGA
- a CDS encoding TetR/AcrR family transcriptional regulator, giving the protein MRRNSLEKKNKEEKMNLIMNVAEKIFVEKGYEKATMTEIAKRADLAKGTLYLYFSSKKDLYFTSVERALSTLLRSIIEKFSSCKNGFEKVVSMGETYVSFSLEYVDYYKLILNYETLEVHFDDKDPHVKKAYEKSEEIFKLLVSSVEEGIKDGSIDKRLEPLKIAMVLWSEITGMVQQVSLRETLYEKWTGLKPLQIYEYYIEVTKKMLASLS; this is encoded by the coding sequence ATGAGGCGAAATAGTTTGGAGAAGAAAAATAAAGAGGAAAAGATGAATTTAATAATGAATGTAGCAGAAAAGATTTTTGTGGAAAAAGGTTACGAGAAAGCTACAATGACGGAAATTGCAAAAAGAGCTGATCTTGCAAAGGGAACGTTGTATTTGTACTTTTCAAGCAAAAAAGATCTATATTTTACTTCTGTTGAAAGAGCATTATCTACTTTGCTCAGGTCTATTATTGAAAAATTTTCCTCTTGTAAAAACGGTTTTGAAAAGGTTGTATCAATGGGGGAAACATACGTATCATTCAGCCTTGAATATGTTGATTATTATAAATTGATATTGAATTATGAAACCTTGGAAGTTCATTTCGATGATAAAGATCCCCATGTGAAGAAGGCATATGAAAAGAGTGAAGAGATTTTTAAATTATTAGTTAGCTCCGTTGAAGAAGGAATAAAAGATGGTTCAATAGACAAACGATTAGAACCTTTAAAGATCGCAATGGTTTTGTGGAGTGAGATAACAGGAATGGTTCAGCAAGTAAGCCTTCGAGAGACATTGTATGAAAAATGGACGGGGTTAAAACCTCTACAAATATATGAGTATTACATAGAAGTAACAAAAAAGATGTTGGCTTCTTTATCATAA
- a CDS encoding nitronate monooxygenase: protein MEPVKNRVTDLLKIKYPILEGGMAWVGTAKLAAAVSNAGGLGTIGSGNMDAKLLKKQIDSIREMTDKPFAVNVIMLNPHIDEVIDLIIQEKVPVAILGAGNSSKYIPMLRENGITTLAVVSSENLALRLENAGAEAIIGEGMECGGHIGDVTTMVLVPKLSSILSVPVIAAGGIANGPGAVAALSLGAEGIQMGTRFIATYECEAHENYKEKIINAGIRDTIITGQKMGHPARIIKTKFGKKIAKLESSSPEEAEEALVGSLMKAFLYGDEESGSFMAGQSAGLIDEIKSVNDVIEDVMSYILKNYDLENNVDERRR, encoded by the coding sequence TTGGAACCCGTAAAAAATAGAGTTACTGACTTATTGAAAATCAAATATCCCATATTAGAAGGCGGAATGGCATGGGTGGGTACTGCAAAATTGGCTGCAGCTGTTTCTAATGCTGGCGGATTAGGAACTATAGGTTCTGGAAACATGGATGCAAAACTTTTAAAGAAACAGATTGATTCAATCAGAGAAATGACCGATAAACCTTTTGCCGTGAACGTTATCATGCTTAATCCTCATATAGACGAAGTCATAGATCTCATAATTCAAGAAAAAGTTCCGGTTGCTATTTTGGGGGCTGGAAATTCTAGCAAATATATTCCTATGCTTAGAGAAAATGGGATAACAACCTTAGCGGTAGTTTCCTCAGAAAATCTAGCTTTGAGGTTAGAAAATGCAGGGGCGGAAGCTATAATAGGTGAAGGTATGGAATGTGGTGGACACATCGGAGATGTAACTACCATGGTTTTAGTTCCAAAGCTTTCTAGCATTTTGTCGGTTCCTGTAATAGCAGCCGGTGGAATTGCTAACGGGCCTGGTGCGGTTGCAGCTTTATCCTTGGGAGCAGAAGGTATTCAGATGGGAACTCGTTTTATAGCTACATATGAATGTGAAGCCCATGAAAATTACAAAGAAAAAATAATAAATGCGGGTATTAGGGACACTATAATTACAGGTCAGAAAATGGGTCATCCAGCTCGCATAATAAAAACAAAATTCGGTAAAAAAATAGCGAAGTTAGAATCATCATCTCCTGAAGAAGCCGAAGAAGCTTTGGTAGGTAGCCTTATGAAGGCTTTCTTGTATGGTGATGAAGAAAGTGGGTCTTTCATGGCAGGGCAATCCGCTGGTTTGATCGATGAAATAAAAAGTGTTAACGATGTTATTGAAGATGTAATGTCGTATATTTTGAAAAATTATGACTTAGAAAATAATGTCGATGAAAGGAGGAGATAA
- the fabF gene encoding beta-ketoacyl-ACP synthase II, whose product MHKVVITGMGTINPIAKNTQEFLEGLKEMRSGIDKITQFDPSDHKVKIAAEIKDFDPQEYLDRKTAKRYDRFLQLAIAASDEAIEDAGLSQDEDWRENAAVIIGSGIGGFKTLYHEFGVMNEKGPKYVSPFLIPMMIADMASGVVSIKHKLKGPNFTTVSACASAVHSIISSVMLVRNGEVDVAITGGSEAVIDPMPIAAFANMMALSQRNDEPQKASRPFDKDRDGFVMGEGAGILVLESEEHAKARGAKIYGYIAGYGMTGDAYHISQSDPEGEGAARAIKNALKMAELDPSKVDLINCHATSTPVGDNSEVKAIKKIFGEFADKPYLQSTKTLIGHTLGAAGAIELIASVIESHNHFVHGMPNLEEPDEEMKTLNIPRETQDAKVDVILKNSFGFGGHNASLIFVKS is encoded by the coding sequence ATGCACAAAGTCGTAATAACTGGAATGGGAACAATAAACCCTATAGCAAAAAACACACAAGAATTTTTAGAAGGATTAAAAGAAATGAGAAGCGGCATAGATAAAATAACTCAGTTTGATCCCTCGGATCATAAAGTTAAAATAGCTGCTGAAATAAAAGATTTTGACCCTCAAGAGTATCTGGATAGAAAAACAGCCAAACGTTATGATAGGTTTTTGCAATTAGCTATTGCTGCCTCAGATGAGGCTATTGAAGATGCCGGGTTGTCTCAAGATGAAGATTGGAGAGAAAATGCTGCAGTAATAATAGGTTCGGGGATAGGTGGTTTTAAAACGTTGTATCATGAGTTTGGAGTCATGAACGAAAAAGGTCCGAAGTATGTTAGCCCTTTTTTAATACCAATGATGATTGCCGATATGGCAAGTGGAGTTGTTTCTATAAAGCATAAATTAAAGGGACCAAATTTTACTACGGTTAGCGCTTGTGCTTCAGCTGTCCATTCAATAATAAGTTCTGTGATGTTGGTAAGGAATGGAGAAGTTGATGTGGCCATAACTGGAGGTTCCGAGGCGGTTATTGATCCTATGCCAATAGCGGCTTTTGCTAATATGATGGCTCTTTCTCAAAGAAATGATGAACCTCAAAAAGCATCAAGACCTTTTGACAAAGATAGAGATGGGTTTGTTATGGGAGAAGGAGCTGGTATATTAGTTTTAGAATCAGAAGAACATGCAAAGGCAAGAGGAGCAAAGATTTATGGATATATAGCAGGATATGGAATGACAGGTGATGCTTACCATATTAGTCAATCTGATCCAGAAGGTGAAGGTGCTGCAAGGGCAATAAAGAACGCCTTAAAAATGGCTGAATTAGATCCTTCGAAGGTGGATCTTATAAATTGTCATGCCACTAGTACTCCTGTTGGTGATAATTCAGAAGTAAAAGCTATTAAAAAAATATTCGGCGAATTTGCCGATAAGCCGTATTTACAATCAACTAAAACTTTAATAGGACATACTTTGGGAGCTGCTGGTGCAATTGAATTAATAGCTTCAGTTATAGAAAGCCATAATCATTTTGTTCATGGAATGCCAAATTTAGAAGAGCCCGATGAAGAGATGAAAACACTTAATATCCCAAGAGAGACTCAAGACGCTAAAGTGGACGTAATTTTAAAGAACTCCTTTGGGTTTGGAGGACACAATGCGTCTTTAATTTTTGTTAAATCATAA
- the fabD gene encoding ACP S-malonyltransferase, with translation MRCFVFTGQGSQYLGMGKDILEKKPEYELYFDKVKNKIGLDIKSIIFGTDEKELTLTQNAQVAILTISYMKYLNALEEGLKPDVVAGHSLGEWTALLAAKMIDFEEAIEAVYYRGLYMSEAFEPGKGGMAAVIGMDLNEIEKVLSNYPNVQIANYNSPSQVVISGEMEELLISMEKLKEEGARKVVPLNVSGPFHSKFLKDAEERLRRRIEHIECKKPTVPIVQNVTAKFETDPDIIKENVIKQITSPVRWIECVEECVKNGVDEFVEIGPTKVLTKFIKQINKNVKLLNI, from the coding sequence TTGCGATGTTTTGTTTTTACAGGACAAGGATCCCAATACCTGGGTATGGGAAAGGATATATTGGAAAAAAAGCCTGAATATGAATTGTATTTTGATAAAGTAAAAAATAAGATTGGATTGGACATAAAAAGTATAATATTTGGGACTGATGAAAAAGAGCTTACCTTAACCCAAAATGCCCAAGTCGCTATACTCACAATTAGCTATATGAAATATTTGAATGCTTTAGAAGAAGGCCTCAAACCTGATGTGGTAGCTGGTCATTCTTTAGGAGAATGGACAGCACTTTTAGCCGCAAAAATGATCGATTTTGAAGAAGCAATTGAAGCGGTTTATTATAGGGGATTGTACATGAGTGAAGCCTTTGAACCAGGAAAAGGCGGTATGGCAGCGGTAATAGGTATGGATTTAAATGAGATTGAAAAAGTTTTATCCAATTATCCAAACGTCCAAATAGCCAATTACAATTCTCCCTCACAAGTTGTAATAAGTGGGGAAATGGAAGAACTTTTGATCTCTATGGAAAAGCTCAAGGAAGAAGGAGCCAGAAAGGTTGTTCCGTTGAATGTAAGCGGTCCGTTTCATTCGAAATTTCTAAAAGATGCAGAAGAAAGGTTAAGAAGAAGAATTGAGCATATAGAATGCAAAAAGCCAACGGTTCCCATTGTTCAGAATGTAACGGCAAAGTTTGAAACTGATCCTGATATCATAAAGGAAAATGTAATAAAGCAAATAACTTCACCTGTTAGGTGGATAGAATGTGTTGAGGAATGTGTAAAAAACGGTGTGGATGAATTTGTTGAAATTGGACCAACAAAAGTGCTCACAAAATTTATTAAACAAATAAATAAAAACGTTAAACTACTTAATATATAA
- a CDS encoding tetratricopeptide repeat protein, translating to MRQKLVVLSFFIIFTLSNFATVFDDFVYYVDLQTMYESDDPYLKTLGGLLKRWETGLPMYVDNLQLSDLTLFPDDETTLKILKDLDPYVYLEPTELFEEALEEYPNSIIINSMYLFFNFQYWQNSLDPSVVEEIFEYSEKIEKLVGEKTPFTVYCEAQILSKSKIYNDPQKAYNDLKEIYLTYNYDKKIIESLVEISFQTNNYEIIQDLYNTYMNLKGKNSQTLLYFSKIFYNMGETEKSKEIALSLVPVSKDSSILSETYEFLGDIENNYEKRIEYYQKALSLDKENGRIMSKLGLTYYNWDKKEYAQLARYFLNGAESRNYITEETEKALKELRSRVVLEIFLKYLLPLLLGVAFALWLLYYLDKKRKIKEHNRIFKEQNNK from the coding sequence TTGAGACAAAAATTAGTTGTGTTGTCATTTTTTATTATTTTTACGTTATCGAACTTCGCAACAGTTTTTGATGATTTTGTTTACTACGTAGATCTTCAAACAATGTATGAATCAGATGACCCATATTTAAAGACACTTGGAGGTTTGTTGAAGCGATGGGAAACGGGTTTACCAATGTACGTAGATAATTTACAACTTTCAGATCTTACGTTGTTTCCTGATGATGAGACAACCTTAAAGATATTAAAAGACTTGGACCCTTATGTTTACCTTGAACCCACCGAATTGTTTGAAGAAGCCTTAGAAGAATACCCCAATTCAATAATAATAAATTCTATGTATCTTTTTTTCAATTTCCAATATTGGCAAAATTCTTTGGACCCATCTGTAGTGGAAGAAATCTTTGAATATTCTGAAAAAATCGAAAAGCTTGTGGGAGAAAAAACTCCTTTTACTGTTTATTGTGAAGCACAAATCTTATCAAAATCTAAAATATATAATGACCCTCAAAAAGCTTATAATGATTTAAAAGAAATCTATCTGACTTACAATTACGATAAAAAAATAATTGAATCTTTGGTTGAAATAAGTTTTCAAACAAATAACTACGAAATTATACAAGACCTTTATAATACTTATATGAATTTAAAAGGGAAGAATTCTCAAACCTTACTGTACTTTTCAAAAATTTTTTATAACATGGGAGAAACAGAAAAATCAAAGGAAATAGCCCTTTCTTTAGTTCCTGTTTCAAAAGATTCATCGATTCTTTCTGAAACATACGAATTTTTAGGTGACATAGAAAACAATTACGAAAAAAGGATAGAATATTATCAAAAAGCTTTATCTCTCGACAAGGAAAACGGAAGAATAATGTCTAAATTGGGGTTAACTTACTACAATTGGGATAAAAAAGAGTATGCTCAGTTGGCAAGATACTTTCTCAACGGTGCTGAAAGTCGCAATTATATAACCGAAGAAACTGAAAAAGCTTTAAAAGAACTGAGATCGAGAGTTGTACTTGAAATTTTCCTTAAATATTTATTACCTTTGCTGTTAGGAGTAGCTTTTGCTTTATGGTTACTCTATTATTTGGATAAAAAAAGGAAGATCAAAGAACACAATCGAATCTTTAAAGAACAAAATAACAAATAG
- a CDS encoding sodium-translocating pyrophosphatase, protein MGSLWILAIVPIIALIFASVNFRQVVVLDEGTERMQHIAKAIRIGASAFVNHELKVLSIYGIFIALALGIVVEWYVGVAFVMGAFMSALAGYIGMKIATYANVRVSNKARTEKSVGKTLKVAFQGGSVMGLSVSGLALLGLFLVYIIFGNWLGQLSAENLVIKVNWLGINYIPFTMTVSGYALGCSIIAMFDRVGGGVYTKAADMGADLVGKTELALPEDDARNPATIADNVGDNVGDVAGLGADLLESYVGAVISSIVLILYSHFLLGPQNLSYDATMRLTYYPILFISLGLISSMIGILYIILKKPSDDPHRDLNISLMTSAFLTLIITFFLSFFYLGGISATEFQNIGFRLGYFSPWLAAVIGIIDGIFMGLIAEYYTNDAYHPTKELSEFAKGGPAIVITKGLALGMESVLLPVFLLMLGILVSFEIAGLYGVAMAAMGMLSFVAATVSVDSYGPIADNAGGISEMSKLPPEVREITDKLDSVGNTTAAIGKGFAIGSAALAALALFASFIYSQAGPGDGGVGHLENILILNMIDSRTIAGAIFGAALPFFFSSFLINAVVNAANKMVDEVRRQFKEIPGLMEGTTDPDYERCIRISSEGSLSQIKFPALIATLTPIISGFLLGPNFVGGLLIGTTLSGVMLAIFSANSGGAWDNAKKRIEAGGVEGEGKGTDAHKATVVGDTVGDPLKDTVGPSLDILIKIMSVTALITVSIFKVYHLF, encoded by the coding sequence GTGGGTAGTCTATGGATTTTGGCAATAGTTCCTATTATCGCTTTAATTTTTGCTAGTGTTAACTTTAGACAGGTCGTTGTATTAGATGAAGGTACGGAGAGGATGCAACACATTGCAAAGGCTATTAGAATTGGTGCTTCCGCCTTTGTTAACCATGAGCTTAAAGTATTATCAATTTATGGTATATTTATCGCTCTAGCTTTAGGTATCGTGGTAGAATGGTATGTTGGAGTCGCTTTTGTAATGGGAGCTTTTATGAGTGCCCTTGCTGGATACATAGGTATGAAAATAGCTACTTACGCTAACGTCAGAGTTAGCAATAAGGCTCGAACAGAGAAAAGTGTAGGAAAAACTTTGAAAGTTGCATTTCAAGGCGGAAGCGTTATGGGACTCAGCGTTTCTGGATTGGCTCTATTAGGTTTATTTTTAGTATACATTATTTTTGGAAATTGGCTGGGACAGCTTTCTGCAGAAAATTTGGTAATAAAAGTCAACTGGTTGGGAATAAATTACATTCCTTTCACCATGACTGTTTCAGGATACGCTCTTGGATGCTCAATAATCGCTATGTTTGATAGGGTTGGAGGAGGAGTTTACACAAAAGCTGCAGACATGGGAGCAGATTTAGTTGGAAAAACAGAATTAGCTCTACCGGAAGATGATGCACGAAATCCCGCGACTATCGCTGATAACGTCGGAGATAACGTTGGAGATGTTGCAGGACTTGGGGCTGATTTGTTGGAAAGTTATGTAGGTGCCGTAATTTCATCTATAGTTCTAATATTGTATTCTCATTTCCTTTTGGGACCTCAAAACCTTTCTTATGATGCAACTATGAGATTAACTTACTATCCGATACTTTTTATATCGCTAGGATTAATTTCTTCGATGATTGGGATATTGTATATAATCTTAAAAAAGCCTTCCGATGATCCTCATAGAGATTTAAATATCTCTTTGATGACATCGGCATTTTTAACTTTAATTATAACCTTTTTCCTTAGCTTTTTCTATTTGGGAGGCATTAGTGCTACAGAATTTCAAAATATCGGCTTCAGATTGGGATACTTCTCACCTTGGTTGGCAGCTGTCATCGGTATAATAGATGGTATTTTCATGGGGCTTATAGCAGAATATTACACCAATGATGCATACCATCCTACAAAGGAATTGAGCGAATTTGCCAAAGGTGGTCCGGCTATTGTAATTACAAAGGGATTAGCATTAGGAATGGAAAGCGTTCTGTTGCCTGTTTTCCTTTTGATGTTAGGAATCCTTGTATCCTTTGAAATAGCAGGATTGTATGGGGTAGCAATGGCCGCTATGGGTATGCTTTCTTTCGTTGCAGCAACGGTTTCAGTTGACTCGTACGGTCCAATCGCAGATAATGCTGGTGGGATAAGCGAAATGTCAAAATTGCCGCCAGAGGTTAGAGAGATAACCGATAAACTAGACTCCGTGGGGAACACAACAGCTGCTATAGGTAAAGGTTTTGCTATCGGTTCCGCTGCCTTAGCGGCATTAGCTCTCTTTGCATCTTTTATTTATTCTCAAGCCGGTCCTGGAGATGGAGGAGTAGGACATTTAGAAAATATCTTGATCTTGAACATGATAGATTCTAGAACAATAGCTGGAGCTATTTTTGGTGCTGCACTACCTTTCTTTTTTAGTTCTTTTCTAATAAATGCCGTAGTAAATGCAGCTAACAAGATGGTTGATGAGGTAAGAAGACAGTTTAAAGAAATACCTGGATTGATGGAGGGAACGACAGACCCCGATTACGAAAGATGTATCAGGATTAGTAGTGAAGGTTCGCTAAGTCAAATAAAATTCCCTGCCCTCATTGCGACATTAACGCCTATAATTTCTGGATTTTTACTCGGGCCAAACTTTGTAGGAGGACTTTTAATAGGTACTACTCTTAGTGGTGTTATGTTAGCAATATTTTCTGCCAATTCTGGAGGTGCTTGGGATAACGCTAAAAAGAGAATAGAAGCCGGGGGCGTCGAAGGAGAAGGAAAAGGTACGGATGCCCATAAGGCAACAGTCGTGGGGGATACAGTTGGAGATCCTTTGAAAGACACTGTTGGTCCTTCTTTGGATATACTAATCAAGATTATGTCGGTAACGGCGCTTATAACTGTTTCAATCTTTAAAGTGTATCATCTCTTTTGA
- the fabG gene encoding 3-oxoacyl-ACP reductase FabG has product MKLNQKIAIVTGGSRGIGKEISRNFIKEGATVIAIAVDERPQIEENEKSDFPEDRFIYYKADITDFSTVSEIVTQIYNRYQKIDILVNNAGMAKDNFLIIMKEEDFDKVIQVNLKGTFIMTKAVAKIMRKQKFGNIISMASVVGIEGNIGQTNYSAAKAGIIGMTKSWAKELTMKGENIRVNAIAPGFVRTGMTESLKKELIEYVVENTCLKRLGEPQDIANLAVFLASDDSSFITGQVIRIDGGLRI; this is encoded by the coding sequence TTGAAATTAAATCAAAAGATTGCAATCGTAACAGGTGGCTCTAGAGGAATAGGAAAAGAAATATCAAGGAATTTCATAAAAGAAGGAGCCACCGTAATAGCGATCGCTGTAGATGAAAGACCTCAAATAGAAGAAAACGAAAAAAGTGATTTTCCAGAAGATAGGTTCATTTATTACAAAGCAGATATAACTGATTTTAGTACTGTTAGTGAAATTGTGACTCAGATATATAACAGATACCAAAAAATAGACATATTAGTAAACAATGCCGGAATGGCAAAAGATAACTTCTTGATTATCATGAAAGAAGAGGATTTTGATAAAGTAATACAAGTAAATTTAAAAGGAACATTTATAATGACAAAAGCAGTTGCAAAGATAATGAGAAAACAAAAGTTTGGCAATATCATAAGCATGGCAAGCGTTGTAGGTATTGAAGGTAACATTGGCCAAACTAATTATTCAGCAGCAAAAGCAGGTATAATAGGAATGACAAAATCTTGGGCGAAAGAACTTACAATGAAAGGAGAAAATATCAGAGTAAACGCCATAGCACCAGGATTTGTTAGAACAGGAATGACAGAAAGTTTAAAAAAAGAATTGATAGAGTATGTTGTAGAAAATACGTGTTTAAAACGATTGGGAGAACCTCAAGATATAGCCAACTTAGCCGTATTTTTAGCCAGTGATGATTCTTCCTTTATAACGGGACAAGTTATAAGGATAGATGGTGGATTAAGAATTTAA
- a CDS encoding DegV family protein, whose amino-acid sequence MPKIGIVTDNTCDIDPKQLEEMGIGCVSLYVKWKDKFERAVDIDVDDFYEFLKTSDYIPATSQPTPQDFEEVYKKMLKDYDELISVHLSGKLSGTYNSARIAAQNLDEKRIHIVESYEATWGLGYLVLELKKLIDSGDYSIEDLKSFVEHFQEKVNVYFTVGSLNYLAKGGRIGKATAFVGSMLNIKPLLKLDNGEILPVKRIRGYNKIIKELSTLAMEEKGKGELKNITVEHTGSLKLGGDLLDEVVKLGVPREKIIFEPMDIIIGMHLGPDSGGIVTTWE is encoded by the coding sequence ATGCCTAAAATAGGAATAGTAACCGATAATACCTGTGACATTGATCCAAAACAATTAGAAGAAATGGGGATAGGTTGCGTTTCTTTGTATGTAAAGTGGAAAGATAAGTTTGAAAGAGCTGTGGATATTGATGTAGACGACTTCTATGAGTTTTTAAAAACATCTGACTATATACCTGCCACTTCACAGCCCACGCCTCAAGATTTTGAAGAAGTATATAAAAAAATGTTGAAAGATTACGATGAGTTAATATCTGTCCATCTTTCAGGAAAACTGAGTGGCACGTATAATTCTGCTAGGATAGCTGCTCAAAATCTCGATGAAAAAAGGATCCATATAGTGGAAAGTTATGAAGCGACATGGGGATTAGGTTATTTAGTACTAGAATTAAAAAAACTTATAGACTCAGGAGATTATAGTATAGAAGATTTGAAAAGTTTCGTGGAACATTTTCAAGAAAAAGTAAATGTATATTTTACCGTAGGAAGTTTAAATTATCTTGCAAAAGGTGGAAGAATAGGGAAAGCAACCGCCTTTGTGGGTAGTATGTTAAACATTAAGCCATTGTTAAAACTAGATAATGGTGAAATATTGCCCGTTAAAAGAATTAGAGGATACAATAAAATAATTAAAGAGCTTAGCACATTGGCAATGGAAGAAAAAGGCAAAGGAGAGTTAAAGAATATAACCGTTGAACATACAGGGAGCTTGAAATTAGGTGGCGATTTGTTGGATGAAGTAGTTAAATTGGGAGTCCCGAGGGAAAAGATCATCTTTGAACCGATGGACATAATAATAGGTATGCATTTAGGACCTGATTCCGGTGGAATAGTAACTACATGGGAGTGA
- the fabZ gene encoding 3-hydroxyacyl-ACP dehydratase FabZ: MNIEEIMKILPHRYPFLLVDGVLELNEEKIKAFKNVSINEPFFQGHFPNYPIMPGVLIVEGMAQTAGLLLMKDMDENVIPLFTGIDKARFKKEARPGDKLIYDLEILQRKANMFKLKGIATVEGQVCAQAEIMVGIKKS; encoded by the coding sequence ATGAATATAGAGGAAATAATGAAAATATTGCCCCATCGCTATCCTTTTTTGCTTGTTGATGGGGTATTAGAGTTAAACGAAGAAAAGATCAAGGCGTTTAAAAACGTGAGTATTAACGAACCTTTTTTTCAAGGCCATTTCCCAAATTATCCCATAATGCCGGGAGTACTCATAGTTGAGGGTATGGCTCAAACCGCCGGGTTATTGCTTATGAAAGATATGGATGAGAATGTAATTCCTTTATTTACAGGTATAGATAAGGCACGATTTAAAAAAGAAGCAAGACCTGGAGACAAGCTGATATACGATTTAGAGATTCTACAGAGGAAAGCAAACATGTTCAAATTAAAGGGAATAGCTACTGTTGAAGGACAGGTATGTGCCCAAGCAGAAATAATGGTAGGTATCAAAAAGAGTTGA